Within the Drosophila miranda strain MSH22 chromosome Y unlocalized genomic scaffold, D.miranda_PacBio2.1 Contig_Y2_pilon, whole genome shotgun sequence genome, the region acggacggacggacggacggacggacagacggacagacagacagggctcaatcgactcggctattgatgctgatcaaacgattccttctggacgttacagaTGGGGGTGCCACCTGACACAAGCAAACACGAAATTTTTGTCCTCGCTGGTGTAATGCCACCTGTTTTCAGGGCGAAATGGCTTACAGCCAAAGAACTGCTTAAAATTAAAAGGTTCAATCCAACAATGTTTGACGAGCTAATACGCTCAAAAGCGGATACGAGTTACACACGTACTTTAAGAGAATTTAATTCCATCTTTGTAAACACTCAAGACTGCGATAGTGTTAACACATGTAACAAAATCCATGTATTAGATACATTTTTAACTAATGGTAAAGAAGAATACTCGAATGAagaaataaaaactatattttatgagattccgaacaagtacagaaaggacgactggaacattctatcaacagatgcctcagttacagaaagtacatgtggcataggaatagtagaatggactagtggaaatatccacaagtacaaaatagaaaacagattatcctcagtaggtgccgaactcgtaggccttaaaaaggcctgcgaactatgtcttaaaaataattacaacgagggggaacattgtgagttgctgcggacaccgcaactctacagttatacccgatacttagtcagtatggctctcctccggcagacgcagctaatattaaacaacacgacaaagagtgcgtgcgagaaagacagaaaatcagtctgagcgtgacgtcgggcgctgcgttgccagtgcaaattgatttgttccttttgggtataaaaatgatccgatctgatccagattcagcagtctgatagatataatcattatctatgattctgcgtttttagttttctcgaatctgcaatattttggatgcaacagattttcgtcctttgtgggggcggaagggggtggggcgaaattctgagatatacgttttatagtgagatctaacagaagtgcggataccaaatttggttactctagccttaattgtctctgagatttgtggatgccccagattttcgtcctttgcgggggcgaaagggggtgtggcgaaatttggacacgaaacggtcaaggtccgatatcacaggagtgtggataccaaattgggttgctctggctcttataggttctgagatccttgaactcatattttgcaattggcaaaaccgaccatgaaacctgtgtgttagagagagacagagcgagaaagaatgaaattgttttcttgattctggctataataattatacgatctggttcagattttgcactctagaagatatagtcatcttctacgattccaaatttttagttttatactatctttaaaaatgtagatgccacagattttcgtcctttgtgggggcggaagtgggcggggcgaagttttgaaatatttttgtagcagtgacatatcacagaagtctggatccaaaatatcgttgctctagctcttatagtctttgagcactttgagggtcggaaacgattccttctggacgttacacacatccacttttaccacaaatctaatataccccaatactcattttgagtatcgggtataacaaaaaaattgtatttttgtGGGGGAGATTTTCCCGTTTACGGCTGTTTTAAAGACCGGCGGCGCCCTTTGCAGCAGCTGTGGCCCACTACTCGCCCGCAAACCACCCCGGAGGTGCTCTAAATGAAGTGTTCATCAACAAGTAAGTGGCACAAGAGCAAATCGGGCAAAGAATTTCGAACCATTAATACGACCACAGAGCAGACCATCGCTGAAACTGGCCTGAAAACTGGGAATCACACTGGCTAACGGCAACACCAACGTTCGGTGGAGCCGGCGCTGCTCCGGCCAATCACGCAGATGTCGACAACGACGTGCCCTGCATCTCCCCCAGCTAGGACAGACTGCCCGAATGTGCCGCTGCCGGTGTCCAGCAAGAATATCCGTGCCCAGGTGAAGCTCTCTCTCCTATTTAGCTGTGTTCTAACACGTTTCCTCTTTAAGCTCCCTGGGCGAACTCGCAGAAGCCTCGCAACATTGCCGTGCATGCCATGAAAGCGAGGCGTCTGCTCATCTCGACAAATGTTGGCAGCCATCAGGCCATCATTCGGGCGCGAGTCGATGGCAATGAGCGTATGGAGCTGGAAGAAGTCACGGCGCTGGACCTGGATCAACAGTCCGAAGAAGTTGTAAACATCAATGGAAAGAACAAGTAAGCAACCATATTGGACACCTCTGGACACGTGTTATCTCCTGTTCCCTCTCTAAAAAAAAACCCCTTGCTTCCATGCATATCGCGCAGGTGAACAACATTGCCGCCTAGGAGGATTTATGCACTGGCTGGGCGACAAGACCGGACTGGAGAGGATCAACGGAGAGCGTCGTTCCGTGGAGCTGCATCGTCTGTCGCAGTTTACCGACATCCGGGCCGTGTGAACACTGGATGCGAAAGTCGCACAAATTGTTTCCACAACTGCATAGCCAGCGGGGTGTGACACACAGTACTCACGACGTTTGCTCGTGCCCCCAGGACAAGGAGAACTACGGCGTGTATCCGGCCAGATAATTTTAAGTAGCGGGAGTAGTGACATAAACAACGACTGTATATCCGCCTTCTGGCGCTGTGACGAAAGGACTGCAGGGCGGATCACTTCAGCTGACAGTCGGCCGAGGGCAGCGACAAGGCTCTAATCAGCGATGGTACCACCTGGACAATGTCCACGATGAGGCCGACTGCTGCAAGCGGCCAGGAGAACTTCATACTGACATGACAGTTTATTAATTCAGTTATAGTATTTATGTGGCAGTCCAATCGAATGTAGAAAGTATTCTAACTAATGCATAAATTATCGTAAATGTCGTAAGACTCAGTTCCCATCTGAATACTTAAGGAAAAGGCTAGAGGGTTAGGCGAGGGGGATCCACTGGCGAAGATATTCGGTGATCTTCCATTGCATCTCCTGCAGGTAATCCGTGAGATATAGATGGTGCAGGAGCGGGGACTTTTGCTACATCCTCTGGATGACACACCCCTTGAAGGAGTTCAGTCTCACATCGATTTCACCATCTTCCAGCTAAAGAAGAAGAACAATGGGAATGGGACTTCCGAAGGCGAGACCTCTCACTGATTTTACTCACCGCGTTGAAGGCATAGATATCCTGGTAGCAGGATGGAGATATGCAGTGCCTTATGCAGTTGATCTTGGGCACGCCCACGTTGAGATTGACACACTGGGTATGCTGCTCGCAGGCCACCTCCTGTTCGTGGTAGGTTATTTCCTGTTTGTCAAAGACGTGAACGATTCAGCCCGGAGAAAAATCAATAGCCTCGTGGACGCACATTCTTACTCGTCTCCTTGTAGGCGTACTCTGGAAATTGGAACGTGGCAGTCTTCGGGAACATCTTGCCACTCAATCCGGGCATCTCCTTGTAACCGTGTGTACATTTCAGTAAAATTACAGAGAGAACAAAACAGATATTCACAGCACGTTTCATTTTCCCGTTACTTGTTTGGTTGAATTAATGGTGACGACACAGAACAGCCCAATCAGGGATGAATTCGGTATGGAAAAACGATAAGAAATCATCCCGTTTGTGTTTTTGGTGCTGTTAGTACTAAGATTCGAAAATTGGAACGCCGATTAATACTAACCAATGCTATTTTACCGAAACGAGCGAAATATAgaaatatttacatatatgttTTGTCGAATTTTTTAAACCTTTACCTGATTATTTGTTATCGATCTATCTATCATCCCTAATGCTAGTGACGCTATCGATATCAATATTCAAGAAGAAGCAGCACGCGCCGTATAGTTTTGTCAATAATTTTGCATTGCATTTCATCTTATAAACGTTGGAAGTGGGGCGGAAGAAGATTGCAATGGCAACGGGAACAGCAACGACGACTACTGCGGTCGAGCAGCTGGTAGCCCAGACCCTGCAGGCGGCCACAACCCCCAGCCACGAGATTGTGCAAAAGGCCGAAGCCCAACTTAGCGAATGGGAGCAGCAGCCGGGGTTCTTTCCCACGATAGCCAGGCTGAGCGTGAAGCTGCCCGGAAGCGCGCAAGGCAGCGCGGTTGACGCGGAGGTGGCGCTGAAAGTCCGCTGGATGGCAGCCGTTTACCTTAAGAACGGCATCGAGCGCTTCTGGAGGCCTAATTCGCGGCAGGAGCTGCCGGCcgagcagaagcagcagataCGAGACGTCCTGCTGCAGCACTACGACGCGGAAGAAGTGCCCCAGGTGGCACTGCAGGTGGCCGTGCTGTTTGGGCGCCTTGCTCGCACCGACTACCCACGCTTCTGGCCCGATCTGCTGCCCACGCTGATGAAGCAGCTGCAGGCGTGCAGCAGCGAGACGGACGCTGCACTGCAACAGAGAATTCTCTTAGTCCTACACTACGTCATTAAAGCCCTGGCCTCGCGACGCCTCATGGCCGAGCAGCGGGCCTTCGAGGAGCTGGGCAGCCAGATCTTTAGCTACTTGGCGTGGGACATCTGGGCCACTCTGACCGGCCGCTTCCTGCAGCAGGTAAAGAGCGGCGAGGAGGCTCAGGCCCTCAGCGCACTGCAGCGGGCCTATATTGTGATGCGATCCCTCAGGAAATTGATTGTCTACGGATGCTCCAAGCCGTACAAGTCCACTGACCACATGAATTTCGTTGAGCAGCTGTTTCAGCGCCTGCGCCAGTGCCTGGAGCTGCGCTACGAGCTGCGCATGGGACCAGGCCCGGCCAGAGCCTCGCAACTGATAAGCGAGCTGGAGCGCTTTATCCTGAAGATGATGAAGGCGCTGAACGAACTGGTGGAGCGGCA harbors:
- the LOC117193165 gene encoding uncharacterized protein LOC117193165, with the protein product MKRAVNICFVLSVILLKCTHGYKEMPGLSGKMFPKTATFQFPEYAYKETSKNEITYHEQEVACEQHTQCVNLNVGVPKINCIRHCISPSCYQDIYAFNALEDGEIDVRLNSFKGCVIQRM